Below is a window of Lytechinus variegatus isolate NC3 chromosome 4, Lvar_3.0, whole genome shotgun sequence DNA.
AAAATGGTATATAACTCTAAATGATCGACAGATATTGTATCTTTTCAATGAACATAATTACCAAagacgtacatgtatatcagaatTTTGATCTAGGCTATTTGGTGTACACTATATTTTAtggtacggggggggggggtgctcctGATAGGCTTTTGATagtttgaatgaaataattaaagcATACTCCACCAATCTGGAAGTGAAATTCATTCATGACGTTAAAAACTTAAACTTAGAAAAGtttcaaattgtgatttgaacccatgacagTTCATGGATTGACTACAGTGAACACATCCTATCACCGATACACATTTTAATATTCCTTGTTGACCTGCTAAGCTGACATTACTTTGCTGTTTTCTTAAATCAATGCAAACACAATGGTTGCATACCACAGGTACAGATTAAAATTTGCCTAATTGAACTCTAAATCAACGTGTGTCCATGCACATCGACTATACCAGGGTCATTTTCAACCACAAAGCAGTTCCGGTATCCGCCAAATAATCGCTAATACGGAAACAAGATTATTTGTAAGGCCTCTCTCAAAACGgtgaatgtattatttttttaaataacaaacTATCTTGTATACACGTATTAGACTTACAGATCTATGGCAAAATTATTAGTAGAAATATCGATTTGCGGAGCCCGCTCGCTTTGCTCAGGCGGACATAATTTCAAAGTCGTTGAACATTATAAACACTCCACTTCTCCGGAATATACATTGCGTGTCAAAAAAAAGccaactatacacttttgaaatggctgccaaacaaaaatatgtcaCTTTTGGGGAAAAGACTGATATAACACGGAAAGccgttaacaaaaaaaaaacttgaaaaaatgatTCATGCTTTAGTAAGCACTGCCCACTTAAACAAATGATATGGAAATCAGGCTGGCTAGGTGTAAGACTTCATTATCTTTCAGTTTTTAAGCGGCGATAGTCCCTTGGAACTTGGAAAGTTGAGGGTGTTGTGATGTATCAatgatcatatacatgtatattgactttTGTTCTTCATACACACATGCATTTCAGTATGACCGTGTGTATGCCCTGCAGGTCGCCTGTGTgtttcaacatattttcttcatttttaaatactttttcactgtttttgtattaattatatGTATTTATTCTGTTACTTGCATGCAGGGCCCCCAAGAACAACAGTGCTTTACACTGATGGGGTTACCCGGGGTAAACCaaacgaaataaataataaataaaatcatgatcaatTTCGGTTGTgtaacaaaatttcatgaattgaaatttaatgcatgagtgaacacgaattgcaatttttagtgcagcaatttgactttttttcatgtggatctcagcagtGTGTTCATGGGATTTAGGAGAATAGGGGTGAAGCGGGTGAAGATGGTTGATGGGATAAATGTCGACATAaaattttagcccccccccctcttgcgAAGTTAAGAGTATAATGCTAAATTGGTGATCTAttgagattgattttggttCCGTAAGCAAATTTCATgagttaattaattaattgacaattaatgcatgagtgaacatgaGTTATTATACAAGTGCAGCATTTTAAGTTTAAATCATATGGATCTTAGCAGTGTGTTCATAAGAGTCAtagtagtccaggatagaagaagcataaccttgttttttaatatatacaatattttttgatggtttcttgtcaattcgagggtgctgattccgaatctgaatgatgtcactcgtgtaaccttgagcatttttcgcaaattggcaaaatccaatatggctgccaaaatatgcacattacccatgaaaatcctaaaattgtccacacattggctatgaaatgcataaaattgtgtggcaggagtgaaatactctctgaaaaaaaataacttttgacaaaatatttatttttctgataatCAAAATGGCCGCCCAAGGCctttgtatactctattatgtacaatatgaatagggaaaactaattttcacaaaaataagcactaaagtgcaaaaaatcgcgatgtatgaacgaagtaatatatgcgaATCATCATTACTTATGAGATATACtagtattatttattatgtcatatttgggaacatttctgtattttgatatctaaaatagccgccactggcccaaacagtattgcgtacaatggcaatagggggccaaaaaattcacaagagtgatcaataaaatgcatattattaagattaaacgagtggaatactgacttaaacataattgttaacgaaacatattaataatatgccatgtatgtgatgaatgttttattttgatattcaaaatggctgccaaaggccctaaaagtattatgcacaatgagaaagaggagcaaagaaatcacaagagagttcactaaaatgcatataaatgtgatgaattaatgggatactgtctaaaaacatattttctaacgaaatacatcattcagctgtcaagtttgtgttaaatactgtattttgactttcaaaatggccgccatagacattaacagtagTATGtataatgcaaagtgggaaaccaatattcacaggagtgagcaccataaatgcacgtaatagtgatctatgagtaaaatagtgtctgaaagcaaaatttctattaagattatcatttattctgccagttaggtgataaatactcttattggaaagtcaaaatggccgctacaggcccttatggtattatgcacaatgtgaatgggaacaaattatttcaacagaatttggctttgcttggccaaatggttatgtatgagtgaaatgttgtctgaaaacaagatttataacagaatatatcatatcttatgtaatttaggaaACTGTATTTCagcattcaaaatggctgccatatgcccattttgtgaacattttttatctCCACTCATATTGTATATTCTACGATaagggcctatggtggccattttcaaattaaaatgcaGCGTTTATCAATACACATGATATAATATATTTCggtagaaaccatggttttagacaatatttcaccctttcacaattcacaattatatgcaatatttagagtcaagcaaagccaaattctgtcaaaatatgtcccatgttacaatgtacacaatacttttaggacctatggcagccattttggatttcaaagtacagcattatTACTtccacgaccaatatgtgatgtatttagttagaaataatgtttaagacaatatttttactggaatctcacagttatatgcattttatgattctcactcttgtgaaaattagttcgTCCATTCTCATTGCATATATATGGCCTATggctggcggccattttgaatgtcaaaatacagcatttatcacataaatggcatattaatggCAATGATGCTTTTAGTCAgcattccactcgtttatcttaataatatgcattttagtgctcactcttgtcatttttttggccccggccattgccattgtacatactctttgggccagtggcggctattttagatatcaaaatacagcaatatccccatatatgacataataaatgatatatctcgttagtaatgatgatttgcatatattacttagTTCATACATCACgatttttgcggtttagtgctaatttttgtgaaaattagttttccctattcatattgtacataatagagtatacaatggcctatggcggccattttgaatatcaggaaaataaatattttgtcaaaaactattttttcagagagtattttaCCCCTGCCAcacgatttcatgcatttcatatccaatgtgtggacaattttaggattttcatgggtaatttgcatattttggcggccatattggattttgccaattagcggaaaatgctcaaggttacatgagtggcatcatccagattcggaatcagcaccctcgaattgacaagaaaccatcaaaaaatattgtatatataaaaaaacaaggtttggtcaagtttctatggggcctatcctggactatagtAATATGTACCTGTTGCATGCAAGGGGGCATGGGGGGTGAGATAGGGTAAGACTTGATTAAAAGGGCATTCTTCTTCTTTgtgttattttacaaattacaatTAGTCATGGgccccctcctctctctttctcccggATGATATTCTGGATGGTTGACTGCCAACTCACCAATAGTTTATGGgtcagtttatttttttaatgattactaAGAAATTGGTAGTAATGACGGTTTATGaggtaattcaataaaaaaaaacctgaatgTTTGCTTGACAGTTCGCTCTGGATTTCGTGCGTTTATGTAATATCAACAGTATCGATCTCAATAGGAGATATTGGGAGAGGGGACTCAGGGAGGACCTGTAGGGGGaggctaatttttttttaccagatgACCCTTATCCCATGAACCTTCTTCACCCACTCAACTCCTACCTCCCTCCTCTCCTGAGTCCCATAAACACactgctgagatccacatgacAAAGTGTGAAATGTTGCATTAAGAAATGTAACTAACGTTCACCCATGCattaaatttaaatttagtAAGTCATGAAATTTGCCCCAAACTACCAAAATTGATCATTGTTGGTCATTAATTCATCACAGCaccctcaactttgcaagttccaagggACTCATTTCTCATAAACTGAAAGAAATTGAAAGTCTAATTCCAGGCCACCATAATTGTAATAACGTTGTTTAAGTTGGTAATACTCACTCGAGCATGAATAACttttggtgtcatttttttttttgggggggggggggcatatcaaaagtttattattattttttagacGTACTGTAGTTGTCTGTATCATGTGAACGAACTGACTAACCTCACTAGCATGGTCACGATTCGAATAGCTCAGTGAAAGAGAGTAGTCGACAATTTTCAGCCTCTGAATTCTTGCCACGTAATTAAGATTGTCAcctttaagcactttttgtaggtAGTGTTCTACCGAAGACGGTGACGGTTGTGTGATCTTTCATGTGATAAATAGCGCGAATTTTAATTTCACAATAAAACCGGAATTAACGATTCTCTTGTCATCTTTTACACCTTCATAGATGTGAGGTTACAAGATGGCGATTCCCCAACAAACGGCAGAGTAGAGATCAACGTCGAGGGCATCGGATGGAATACAATTTGTGGGAGCTCGTGGGACATAAATGACGTCACAGTGACGTGTCGACAGCTTGGTTTCACCGGGGCACAGATGGAGCTCGTGAGGTCGGAGTTTGACTCGGGCACGGCACCAATATACAAGAAAACTATCCATTGCAAAGGAAGTAAGGACCGTTTAcgtttttttcttaatttttttctgttgttataaaaatgctttattcattGATACACCTGTAGCGATGATCCACACAAAATATTAAGACCACATTAGATCGACTGAAGGAATAATTGCTTTAAACCCATTTGATGGTcttcaatgaattaaatacGTCATGTACGATTCTGGCAAGTGTGGCCTGGCCTGCTGTCTTTGAGAAAATTTGTCTtccatttatttgtttcttcatCAGTCTTTCATTgaacttttaaatgtattaactttTTTTAGTAAATATTCTTACTCTACAGTCTTAATGCCTTGTGATTATCACTGAAAGAATGTGGAGGCTTCCTCGCAAGATAATTGAAAGACCAGTGCGAGTCAACGTAATAATTTtcaaacgattttttttatgaaagatATTCAAGAGACcatcaaaatacaacaaaaatacCGGTGAAAAATCACGGTAGGACTTAAGTTTGCAAGGCAATGAGTATCATTGAGACTTTAAGAGTTCTATGGTGGTTTCGGTCAGTCCTTTTGAGTTCTTTAAGTGGTCTCCGTCAGTCATGagattttatattttatctttcTAAGATGTCTGGCTGTATAAGTATGCTAGGTAATCCATCGTTGATATATCTCAATAGCCTCGGTAAGCTTTCGGCTGTGTTCAAAGTTTTAAGGTGATTTTTCGAACTTTTATGACAATAATACATGTGATTTATCTCCTTTCGTTAGATGAACAAAATTTGGACGATTGCCGGATGACGACACAAAACTGTTACGGCAGCTCAAACTCAGCCGGTGTAGTGTGTCAAGGTAAGCTCCTAACTTTTTTAATAAGTATGTTTGCCACCAGCAAAGCCTATCTATTTGATTGATGTACCTCGCATTTTTGAATACACTTGACGGtggacctggtgggtgtttcctTCAGTTCTTAGCAAGTATTCCGAGCTACTTTACGAACAACTTGTGATCCTATCTTCTGGTAAATGATATACACCTAATTTTCAATGATActataaaatttataaaattcgtttgtaaagtcgctcgtaacttacgGTCAGATTTATGGAACACCTACTTGAGAACCGATCCATAAACATGATGCAGCTTTTCGTAAGCTATGAAGGACTTTACGCATAGCAAGTGATTATACTAAATTATTTAGCCAAAATTTCCCTGTTCACCACAGAGGAAGTGAATTTTCCGGAGCTCTAATTAAGCCtagataaaataatttgaagaaaaacgGAAGTTCCGTTAACAACACTAACTTTATATTACATGGATCAGTTTAAATTTAACCTGATGGGAATCACGTACTGTGCAAATAACTCTTATTTCCATATGTCTTATAATCAGATCGTATAAGTAATAAAGAATTATGCAATAAATTTCATCAAGTAGAACGTCTGAGACGTCATCGAACATATCGATAaactatttgtttttgttgatgTCTTATTTATTTGATCTTTTCTTAATCAATGGGTTCGACACCAGATTCATTGATATAATTTGAATCTCATTATACCACACAGGGCCATCTTATCTCGGCTGTTACGGAGACAACCCGCAAGCACGATTATTTACTGGAACATCATACGTCGATTCAACTAGGATGACAATTAACGATTGCATTACTTTCTGTAGACTACGCGATTTTGCATACGCGGGACTGGAGCTGGGCTCTGAATGCTACTGCGGAGATGAGAATACAGATTTCGACCTGTACGGACTATTCAGCGACGCTGTCTGCAGACACACATGCAGTGGAAATCAGTTAGAAACCTGTGGGGGCATTGCGAAAATGGCAGTTCACAGAACaggtaaaaaatgaagaaagacaCCCCGGTTGACAGATTTGGGAATAGGATGCGGCTGCATCTCTAACATGTCTGGAGCAGACTTGTCGACCAGGGTCCATTCAAAAGAGTCCTGACCTCAGTAAGGCCTACTCCCATTAACCCAAATAACGCCAGTAGAATGACGGAAAATAACAGTCAAAGTACATGCGCACAAAAAACAAACCAGGAACCGAGTTTTCATAGATGATTGCATGATACCAACTCATTTCTTTGGTATGAAGGGGTTAGACAAAATTATTAGGTCATTCAGTTATCGTCGTGTCACTTGTTTGCAGTCATGTAGAAGTGATTCAGCCTCGTTCTTCTTTGGATGATTATGCTGATGCAATacatgattatgaaaaaaatgatacatgaaTGTATAAGTAAGGTATTTACTTTGGAACCATTGGGCTTAGCAGAacacaatatttgaaatattgataaagttTAAGTAATAATGCACACACCAGGTAAATTTTGAGCAGTCTAACGCACCCCAACCAAAAGCTAAGGGTCGTGATGTCTAGAATATTGTCAACGATATGCATGATGTTGATGCTCAGATAACATTTTGCCAATTTCTAGTTGATGAAGAtaaaaatggatttattttaatggTACACCACCTATTTTTTACCAGATTGGGTGGTGTTgtctagtggttagagcattggcctcataatcgcaaggttgtgagttcgaattcCCACTCTGCCactgtctccactttgataaaaaggcccgagagtaatatctgtcgtctataaggtcagccactatgactgattaacctagacgtgaACATGTTTCCTGGGTAAtgggttatataccagcttggcgtttaccagcaaaaatgctgtcctgccgagttcatgggagttaccataaagAGAAACAGAAAAACAGAAAGGAACACAATTATGTTCACATCTAACGTAGATATTAGTAATGGTTACAATCGAGCCGTTATCATTTTCCTTGTgggagtttcataaagctgttcttagaGTAACAAGCGATTTTAGTAAACGTCTTAGAGATGTTCCTACATGTTTAGATGTTAATTCAGTGACGAATTATCATGTAGCGCAGGAAAGAAGAGGCGAGGGAACGTCAGGCTCATACAATGAAAGTGGAGGGGTACCTATTCTTTGGCAGACAAAAGGTGCCCTTCCACTTTCTTCGTCCGAGCCTAATATTCCGCCGCCTCTGCAAGAAAGGATAACCAATCGTTCATAAAGTCACTCATACCTAACAATCGGCCTCATGAAGCAGCCACCTAGGTAATTCCCTCAAGTATGTATAAGACCTTCCTAAAAGAGATCATTTCGAGGCTAACAAGGTTGTAATTATTACAGATTATATTCAGTACAGTAAATAAACTGAAGATTTACACGGGAAATAAAAGTTGAACTTCCaggaaagattatttttttatagaatcgCCCTCCTTATATACAACCGTAGTTGTGCACAATATGGTaggaaaaaatgaatgcaaCTTCATTGCTTCGCTCTTCATAGATTGCCATTTGCGTTATAATTACTATCGGTTTCATCGTTTATGCTAATTCATGTATCGGCCTGATGACTTAACTtggtaaaataaattgttttgtttCGAAATTCCCTGACCCCCTTACATGCTTATCAAATTAACGGTTATGAAGGTTTTGCCGTTAATGAGGATAACGTCATTGTGATTGAAATGACAATAATGACAACTATTAATCTTTCCAGCTATCCTGACGACAACTCTCGTGCCAACAACTACCAATTATTCCTTGCCAAGAACACCCAGTCCCATAGAAATGACCAGCCCTGACCTGGACATCACCCTGGTCTCCACTACATCAGCAGCCTCAGAAGTGTCATCAACCAAAAGTTTGAAAGCTACTCAACGTTCTTTGTCAGGTAGGCCTATGTTCTGTTTGGTGTTATTATTCTACATTATATTGTTAGGCCTGTACGAATGAACAGAATCAAGATGTAGCGGTAAAGTATGACTATCATCGCTGATTGAGGACGGACATCTTTATGACATAATGCTacctccatgtacatgtacatcacaacACGACCCTTCCTTTATAGTAAAACAAGTAATCTAGTCTTTATTCGATTCAAACACTAGCATCTGTTTATTTCAAATCTAACATACGATAAAATATGGTAATGGAATCAATACATTTCCAAACAAACCTGAACCATTTTAATTATAAAGTTGTGCTGTTCTAAATAAACATTCtgttatatcatgtatatggtACCGCTTTAGAATTACTTCTAACCACTTCCTTTGATAATTCAGACTTCTTTACCAGAATCTTAACTTAAAGTTTGTCTGTTTCCATTTTGCTTTCCATTTGAAGATGGGACGATGATGATAATCGTGTACATCTTGGGGGCGCTGTTGTTCTTTTGCCTCGTTATAATTTTTGGCTGTCTCATCTGGAACTGCAGACTGAGGTATGTAATCACAGTAATGATTTCAATTCATTCAGACTGATCGCCAATGCAAGTTTGCCCGGTGTATCAGTTTCCGGCCTGGTATCGAATCCCTTGCTTATGATTGCGAGAGCGCTTGAATACTGGTTGTATTGATTTATATCGTTTGCAAAGGATGTCTGACTTGTCACTTCATTGGCGAATCAACGCGTTGTGTTATGAATTTCTGATAACACATTAATTTGCTATTTTCAAGAGAGGTTGATTTATTGTGCTCAATAAACTAGCGTGCTAGTCTCTAAGACAAAATgtcgatttttattttcaaattttaactttatattttattgCAATCGACtttgacatgattttttttcattggcgTAATTATGACTTTTGAATAAAGTTTGATATGCGTAAGATATaattttcaagcattttgtcATTAGTAAATACAGGCTTTAACAGTGTCGTGAAAACTGGTAATAACGTTGAATAGACATTCATTCGCGATATTTACGTAACGCATAATGACTTCTTTTTTTGCAGGTCTAGAACTACGTACGGAGTTTCTGATGATTATCACACACCTCCGCACAGCAATCAGAATGTTAATGTGCGTCCTTACATGACCCTCAGTGAACGACGGCCCGACGGCAATGGTTACCAGAGCTTGAGTGTCCAGCGAAAGGAAGCACAGAGGGGCGCTATGCCGGAAGGACCATACGCAGACAGTTTAGGCGGCGAGCCGGTGTACCAGGAGCCCGGTGTATACTTGGAACCGGACAACCGTCTTTCGGTTGCATACAAAGCCGGTGATCCGGATGCAGATGATTTGTTCTTAGGAGGGGGGAATGAATATGAAACGCTTGGTGTATAGAAATACTATCAAAGACagtactttaaaatatcatgttATTGGTGCTCGAATTATCTATGTTGTCAAATTTCTGTTGCTGCTTCTATCGCCCAGTGCCTTATTTGCTTGTTTGAAATGTATATCACAACTCAATTATTTGGCTGACGATACATAGTTCGCGCTTTTTGGTGGGACAAAGCTTACCACGTATAGGAATAGAACACACATGACACACATGAACTCTTTAGCAAGGTATACAGCATATATATCTACACGGACAAATGACCTTAACGACATACCAAACATCATAATAATTGGTTTGCTATTATGACTTAATCTTGTTCTGTCCCTCCTGTCTGGGTAATATCTTGCCTACACAGTTTAATATTCCTGCAGAATCTTGAGTAGCGAGTGTCCCTCAAGTTAGAAGCTCATGTGTCAAGTATATTGCAGGGCAAGTAGAACATGTCAGAATAGCCGCGATGTATCTTGCTGATACTGAATTTCGAAATTGGAAACTCTCTTACCTTTCCAGAACCCCGCCAGAAATGATTAGAAACGGATCTTGAGTTCGATTTTGAAAGGATTGGTTGCATTGATAATGTTATACAATGAATGAGTCCTGAGAAATAATGTTATCTATACGATCAACCGATAAGTTTTGTTGAATTGGGCTTAGGTCTTTATCTGCGAGAGCTGAAAATTAGCGACATATATTGTCGTTGTTGATTCATCGCCAAATGATTATCCTCGATTACAAAACATTCATTAATCAACTGAATTTTACAAAAGCGGTGGTTTTATATACTCTTCCCATAATCAGATAGTTATTTGAATTTAACTTATCATAAATTATTGAGACTTCCATTACTCCTGTGATATCTAATTTGTCGATTTATATAATGAGCCAGCAAGCCACGTGTCCTGTGTGAGGCAACAAGCGTATTATTAATGTCTGTCACCATTATCACCGCCGGTTCTTACGATCAATCGGCGACCAATATCTTTTAAGTTCCAGCCCAATGAGTTTGCctccttttttacattttgtcggGAGCAGTAGCTCGGAaaaagccagttcgtagttcctttctgcgcatgatcaaaatattctacgcatgatcagaggaaggtcatttgtactaaagtgacatggaggtttaaaatctaatgagataagcaccaactttgatgtcttgatttttcatatattcttttgaattgtggttttcatttacatccacaaaaacacaacaattcgtccacgaacgactggtatttcacagtttgtcaagtacattgtgcaacatgctatgatatgcattcaaagtaggaatgcaacaaatgccttcatgaATTGTTCATTGCtctgctattctagtcaccagggctccgtaacacaaagttttGCGATGAATTACAAATATggaagaaccgcactgattggtcgcTGGCCAGTATTTCaaacctaatgcgcgtgtaaataattggtcagttcatttagcgactgatcgctaatctttgtgttacggagccctggtctattcaatttcttcatcctgctatgtaaggcaagcttacgtaatatcttgctttgaaatctgcctatcataatgaaagaaatgaaaggtcatttaaccaaaattgtccataagtaactacgaactggtctattcgcAGGTATTTCAGGTCTCCATCCAGTGATGTTCGTTTGTTTCACGGCTTGGATTCTTTCTCATTAAATTTACGTAAGGTACAATTATGACCAGTGCGCATGCCCATCCGCCGGCTAATTGCTCGGGTTCTACATTAAATTATATAAGATTTTATTTATACGTAATGATGCAAAGCATTTATTAGACAAAATAAGAGGCGGAGACAGTCATATTCAGGTTTTGAATTTACCCTTGCATATTGAAACGGAATTATGAAAAccatgaat
It encodes the following:
- the LOC121414099 gene encoding scavenger receptor cysteine-rich type 1 protein M130-like gives rise to the protein MAPVEIQAILFASCISWFCLSTAIILDVRLQDGDSPTNGRVEINVEGIGWNTICGSSWDINDVTVTCRQLGFTGAQMELVRSEFDSGTAPIYKKTIHCKGNEQNLDDCRMTTQNCYGSSNSAGVVCQGPSYLGCYGDNPQARLFTGTSYVDSTRMTINDCITFCRLRDFAYAGLELGSECYCGDENTDFDLYGLFSDAVCRHTCSGNQLETCGGIAKMAVHRTAILTTTLVPTTTNYSLPRTPSPIEMTSPDLDITLVSTTSAASEVSSTKSLKATQRSLSDGTMMIIVYILGALLFFCLVIIFGCLIWNCRLRSRTTYGVSDDYHTPPHSNQNVNVRPYMTLSERRPDGNGYQSLSVQRKEAQRGAMPEGPYADSLGGEPVYQEPGVYLEPDNRLSVAYKAGDPDADDLFLGGGNEYETLGV